The Cryptomeria japonica chromosome 9, Sugi_1.0, whole genome shotgun sequence DNA segment GTTTCTTTGCCTCTTATATTGAATACTTTACGCATTTGGTTAAATTTATGTACTGGTTTGAGGATGCACGCGTTTTGATGTATGCAGCCTCCTAAGGGTTGCAGTTACAGCGTCATAATGGAAACATTCAAACAGCAGGCGATACTTTGAAAAATGCCATACCTGCATATGACGGACACAAGAGTCTCTACACGGCCAAGCCCTTAGGCAATCTTGTTGAGCTTGAAGTCCTCTTATCGCACGGCCGGGGGGAGATTTAAGAAGGTTAGATACTTTATTTTCTCCCTTTTTCTATTCTCCTTCACAGCCATTGATTTCAAGCCAACTACAAAAATAATTGGCAGTTTTATAATGGCGTATATTTCAAATTTTAGCTTACGTATTGAGTGtattttttcttgaatttgtcgTAACTGCAATATATCTCCATTATATGACTTTTAAGAAGACTTTAACTAAAAATTATTCTCTCTTTATGGGAAGAAAATCTAATCTGAGCTCTGCACATTTTTGaggcttttcaattttttttaaaaaatggtttGCCTCATTACAGATCAAGGTGAAAATGACATGTAATGATGCTGACTTGGGAAAGTCTTCTGGCCTGGCTGTGTTTTTTGAGTTAAATTAGAGAAATCTAAAACAGTATTAGGTATATTTTTCAGAATATATTTAAGCACGTGCGGAAGATAAGATTTCATGCTCTTTCAGTATATCTTTAGCCAAATTATACAAGCAAatctgaaaaaaaatcaaaatgtatGCGGGTTACTGAAAGTTTTAGGGATTTAGGTTAAGTTCCGTTCAGCTCATTTATATTGTAAATAGCCTTCAACGGTTTCAGGCTTTTGATTGATTACGATTTTGTTGGCGTGTAAGTACTCTTAAGCTTCTGCGCTTTAAACTAGTCTGTTAGGATTTTAGTTTCTCttttttccatttccctttccctTTCCCGTTATAACTAGGTAAGAGTGACATCAGGATGTACTTATGAGCagaacataaataaaaataaaggataatAAGATGTGATATGATACAGGAATCTCTCAAGTGTTTTTGAGGAATTAAATGAACAATCCACATGTAAATTCTGCTTTTAGATTTCCCTTTAAATGGTCTTGATGCTAAGAAACTTTTAACGGGTTTTTCAACATGTATTTTCCTTAGTGGGTTTCGAACTATTTGTTTGCCTATGTAGGCTGACTTTTTTTGTTGTTTGGACAGGAGGGGTGTTAAATATCCTGTTGTATTTAGATATCTAGTGCAGTGTCTTGCACGGGAACCTGTACCACTTCTACAGGAAGCATTCCAAGTTATGGATGTGGTTCTTCGACAAGCTGCATTCAaattttaagcattttttaaaGCTTGCAAGCCTCATTTTGTTTGTAACGTGACTAATTTTCAAGTGTATTGTAAAACTTTACATGTTGCTTATATTTTTTTTGTGATTTGCCATGTTTATTAAAAAGGGTAGGTCATTTTATGGGGAGCATTTTGGGGTAGAGAAGCTTCAAGGATGTTTGGTAGCCTATCGGGGTTTTTATCAATCTATTTGGCCTGCACAGCAAAATATCTCAACTCTGAATCTATGTAAGGCTATGTGCTGATTGTAACCTTCTTGTTGGCCTTTGTATTTTGAGAACTAGTATAACTTTTAAGAACTGTAGTTGTCACCTGGCAAAAGTCGCAAATGGGAAGAGAAAAACCAAGATATCTCCATATTTGTAATGATTGTCCGTGACATAGGGTATAATCTTGAGGTGCCGTTTAATACATTTATTTATCATAAGCAGAACTGATTTGATTCAAATTGATGTTTTTTTAGCCTTAGTTAGCTTATATTGCATCTGTTGCCCTATATCATAATTTATGTTTAATGAAAGTTACTTGTAGATGGGATGCtttgaaaatatattttgattcttcaattcttttatttccttttgtgtattttatgattttttgaccCCTGAATTCTGGTTTCTTTACAAATATGATTACTAATTACAATgttttaaatatttatgtattattttttattttcatactGGTTTGATGCATCAAATGTTTTGATAACTCTCTGTAGACATTGCTGCAATTCTCTTCTACGAGCCTATGGACTTGCCTCACTTCATTGGCAATGCCTTAAGAATGGATCCTTGAGATGTATGAACTTGCCTTACTTCATTGGCAATGCCTTAAGAATGGATCCTCGAGATGTAAATGCTATATTGTCTAGAAATGACTCTAATGGTGATTCAATGCGATCAAGAGTATGTTGTCAATTAACAAATGTCTCTATTTGCTGTGTCGCTTCTTGCCAGTTATGAGTAGGAGACTTAATTTTAAACACAGTTTCGTTTCTCTTGCAGTTGAAAAGGTTACTGAATGGTCTGCATGTAGAAACTACTCACATCAAATATGGTTATCGCAATAAGAGCATGACTGATGTGCCTGTGGATGCTTTAGTGTGTGTATATTCTGTTCGATAGGGATTCTACTTTTATTTGCTGTTTTCTTCTATATCTGATGACTCAATAATTTGCTTGAGGGGTGTGTAGTTagctatttttgtttttctttaacagATTTGATAGCAATGGAGAGCAATTGATTGTTACAGATTATTTCCAAAAGCAATACAATATACGCCTTGGCTTCAGAGAATTTCCAGCAATTGAAGCTGGTAGCAAGGATAATTTCCAGCGATTGAAGCTGGTAGCAAGGATAATAATAAGTACATTCCCATTGAGGTTACTTCTCAAAATCATGGCAATCCAGTTGGTTAGTGGTTTTAGAACATCTTATTTCAATGCCCCAAAGTTATTTGATGGGTTTTGTTGATGACAGCTTTGTTGTATTCAGAAGGATCAACCTTATATGAAAAATTTGAATGACCAACAACGTTCAGGTCTATTGAATCTATcttgcttgcctccacatgaaaGAAGAGACAAAACTAAGAAGGCAAGTTTTTGAGCTTTTGGTGGGAGAATTTTGAGTCGCTTTTCCTTTGTAACAACGATTAGAGGATGCTTTACAAATTTTGTTTCAATAATTCAAGGAAAAATATTTGAGATTAGTTTATTAAATTTTGTAAGGGGTATTTATGTacttatctatatatatgtattatattaaTATTTGCAAACATTCTACCTAGTTATTTCTAGAAATTTAAGTTTACCTgaagaattttttttatgtttctctTATAGGAGAAGACTTGAGAGGTGCATCAAGAAGAGATGCTGCAGAGTTTGGAATTGAAATCAACAACATAATGACAGAAGTTCTAGGATGGGTGTTACCCCAGCCAACGGTAAATGCTGTAGGGAAATTTTTTAAATAGTGTAATATTGTATAATTatcaaatattttatttcatatggtAGAACATAAAATGTTTTCTTTTACTTTCAGAGACTGTGTAAATCACAAGAGGAAAATTCAAGTACTCTTTAATCTATGAAATGTCTTAGTCTCAAACATTTTCGACTTAATGAACCTTGTGTACATAAGAATTGATTATAATCCAGTACTTGGCAAGGACCACCTGTTCAACACCCAGTGGGAAATTTAATGGGTTGGAGTAGCTAGGAAATATAAGAAAATTTACTCTAGCAATCTATCTTACAAATCTTTTTATTTTGGCATTACAATTGATAGCTAATTGTTTGTGTAATTTGTCTTTTATATTATTCTTTATAAAGTTGTAGCTTACAAAGCTAAGTTATGTTGTCATTTGGCTTACACCATACTTTCTAGTAATCTTTGGAACATTGTAAACTGCCATTCAAACTGTTTCTCAGATCTTGCTTTAAGCTGTTCAATTCACTATCAAGTAAAAAACTCCCATGCATCATTAAAACTcacttttaaaatgttttttatcTTATAAGCTCCTAGAAGTGCACATTTGTGATGATAAATCATAAAACTACTAATTCCACATGATATGTGAACATTTTCTTTAAGTTAGCATTTTATCTAGATGCTGGGAAATATTTTGGGGTCAGATATACAAAATTGTGAGAACTCTTCGGGGTTCAATATTTAAATTTGTTAGAACTCAAATGTATATGCAGAAACAAAGTATTAAACAAGAATTCAGAAATAGAATAATAATATTAGAGAAATGTAGAGAAACTATATAAATTGTAACATTAATTTTATTAATGTGTACATTTTTACTTGGCATTCTCTTGAAGGAGATGAATGGTTGTTTGTTattatttatctttgttttctcTCATTCTTTCTAATTGCTTACATATGTGCATATAATCATATAGTGCTATGGAGGGAGAGGAATTGTAATGGAAGATGAAATGGTTGCTCTTCCATAGGGTGACTCCTCACCTTGTGCTAGTGACAGTTGAGCCAAGTCAAAAGGGGTTTTTGCCCCACTAAAGATGAGGATGGGGAAATTGTCAATACTTGGTTTACTTAGTGTTCAGACTTAAGCTCCATTACGTGAGACCGAGATTCACTCAATGATGGTATTTGCATGAGATTTGGTCCATTGTTGAGATAGCGCACTATGTTCAAGCTTCCCAGATTTTCTTGTGCCACTAGAATTAGTGGTGCAGTATTATGTGTATCACTAAGGTCTTGTGGGATAGAATATTGATCTGGAGAATATCATAAATTTTAGGTGGATTTACATCAACACACATTACTGAGGCATTCTTTCCTTTGTAGCCTAAAACATCACCGATCAGATTGCACATACAGGACAATTTTATTTGCTGTGAAACTTTCCCAAATGAGACAAAAAGACAGCCTATAGACAACAAAGAAATTATAGTATCTGAGTTTCGCTATAAGTATTGTGAAAGCTTTTTAGCTTTACATTCAAAGCTCTCTTTGTAACTCATGGGTTGTTTTACCCACTGAGGAATATTGTATGGTGTTTTACTTTTTTTCTATTGTAATTGGCTGTGTTGTACCTGATTGCTTCAACCAAATAGTCTTAAGGAGGTCTGAATGTAATGGTGAAGGTTAGAGAGAAGTAGCATTGTCAAATACGTGTTAGGGTGTGCCCTTGCATGTGTAAGGTGTATGAATGAAGAGCACATAGAAAATATTGAGAGGGAGGGgccgggggtgaatcaatattttaaacttttaaaatcaTGAAACCTCATTAAACATAAAGAGAGTAACCATCAAGACACAACACCAAATTTctcatggaaaaccctttcgggtaaaaaaaccACGACACACCAAAgcgggtgaatcagtattttaaaCTTGTAAGATCTCATAAAACATAGAGTAACCATCAAGACACAAACACCAAATTTCTTGTGGAAAACCTATTTGGGTTAAAAACCATGACACACCAAGCTTTCAATAAAGAAATGAGCACCAACCCAAATTACATAAGTGAGCACCAACTCTCAAAGAGTACCAAATCTTGGAGAGTGTAATGCCCCCTAATTAGTTATCCTTTTAATTAACCTACATTTGCCATATCTAAAATAGGTAATTAAGTTTATGGGAGTACCTTTGTATACTGttttcctgcaacacaaaattagagaacatatatgaaGTAATACTTATAAACTGAAACATATGCTAATGAATTAGATTGAGTGATATAAAATTTTAATGTATTGATTACCATTAGTATTatatttgttagataaaatcagattGTAGGTTAGTTGTCATTCTTTATTATCCAATTTCTTAGTGCACAAGGGTAGttttgtgacctatttcacacatcgctccatcgcagatggggaccccttgcttttgctttttagggttttgtcctagcttTGCATTTTCATAAATCCATTTTCTTTAAGAGTTTTGAGTTAGAGTTCCGAAGTCATCCCGAGCCAAGTTGAGAAGTCTTGCTCAAAACTGCATTTGAAcattgtcaaagtgcttagaaggtctgGAGGACaaggatcgcaattgctttggttcatttctgacaactttctatttttaggaatttttgcttttttgcttttttttgctttttgaaagTAGAACCTGGGTTTTGTCCCCAAGTCATTTGGTTAGTGCCCATGTTGTTagaatttgaaaatcttgtctcGTATAAAAAGCAAGGCTTTGTTTTTCTTGCTTTTTTTTGGAATTTGCTaatcacaagacaaaagcaaaaCATAAATTGGCAGAGCACATTCCAAGTCCACCCTTGGCTAGTGGAGCATGAAGTCTGCCaatcacaagacaaaagcaaaaCATAAATTGGCAGAGCACATTCCAAGTCTGCCCAAGCTTGGAAAAGCACATTCAAGTTGGAATAAAACTCATGAAGTCCGCCCTCTAGGAGAGGATTAAAAGTAGTAGAGCGTAGCATAAAACGAATTTGTCTAAGACATGTATCCAATGCACTTCAAACTCTGCCCTACTATGGTCAAGAACATTCCAAGTCCGCCTAGGTTGAGGATGGCACAATTCTCTCCAAGTCCGCCCTTCTGATGGATGTCCAAACATGATTCAAGTTCGCTTAGGCACATTGGGAGATGGGCAAGCAAAGTCTAAACCCTACTGATGAGATGAAAGGCAAATATTTAAACAAGGGTGGCATGATAACTTGAAAGTCCGCCCATGTCTAAAGGCTCTCCAAGTCCGCCTAGGTGGAGTATAGTATAAAACGGATGAGAGGAATAACAATTTTGACAAGGAAGCAACCTCCAAGTTCGCCCTTGGCTAGACATGATCAAGGTCCGCCCTCTCTAGCAAGACATTGGCAATGAAGACACattaagaagaaaataaaattttgcCAAAATAAATTGTCCAAACACTTCGGAAGTTCGATACAACACAAgtttgaagaagttgaggaaatacaacttcagagatcccaagaacacctgcatgcaaatacccgtcacaagagaagaatggaagcacataaagcaaaaaagcataaatgctctgaagaagacaattatcattcagaaagggaatcaattgatGAAAAAGTGCAATACAATCcctataaaaggataatagcaaccctaaagaaaccctaaagggataatgtatatttaataattagaataattattaaatacctataatatttattaaatgcctgagtttagcttaagcgtagagtttaatagactaataattaaataaataattattagctaatacaagataactctaacacccccctttaagatgaacttagggagtagctaaaacactaaatgcatgaagcaaaaaatgcaactatatgatgaaggcaaatttgggtcccgacaacaaggcctgatgaggtacccaatcacaaccaaatctctatgaaatggagaaatagagaaaaccacgtgggaaaaaaactctactccaaaaagagatggaaaagaaagaagaacaccaCAGAAGcaagaaatagctgcaaacactgtcgaagagtaactactgatctgaagaacctccactgaaatagaacatgaccaggtagagaagactgtaatctgcatgagtgccctcaaatgacactactcgaatcagatggcaaacaaaggcaaacaattgaactcgaagatacagatggcatgagacaccaaagcctgaagagttgatcaatcgaaccaaggaagcattagaaccaacaggacaaacctccccataatgctgaaaagggagagggacaggaacactgaaaagaacggccaacaagaactgcatgacgacgaaccaggaacatcgagggtgcagagaaagtacatggtgtcgtggaaggaacattcacttgacacacatcatgaggcgaatatcgtggaaggaacactcactggacaacggtagatggcaaacaagaCAAACAttaacccccccatggcactttataagtagtgcatgtacaataagacacgaggtgcaagattccatgtaaacaatgcatgatggcactttatctcagtgcgtttgcagaaatacaagctacaatgataaaaagactagaaatagaaacgagaaccaaaatagagacatcctacccagagaagagatcccaagacctgaaacaaccaagatatccaccagagtgctgaaaagcaaaaaactgaataaaatatgcatggagcagaatatggaaataaaactcatatggctggaaagtgcacagaacaagctttccaacgatataaagtttttgaaaaacgaagttcagatgctcattctatggctcccggagtgcaaaaaagagaccccactttgattggaaaaaaacacagtcaaacagcaaaattggaaaaaattatcaACATGACGAGGTCCGGCTCGGAATCAACTTtctgacgcctatttgttttcgaaaaaatgactccgtatgcctaagatatggccaaaagaaaaaaaaaacccctcttttttggcataaaaagggtaaattttttttgacgaaatttttttgacgcatttgcaggtacaaccgtatggatttttgtgcctcgtaaagtgtgccaatgaaaaaatcatggcccagatgcacttgtcatCGAAATaagtcgaattatatatcaaaatgaatggaaacgcTCTTCGGAAGCCATCGGAGAGGTGTTTTTTGCCCAAACTGCtctgatttttttaatgatttttttgacgaATTTCTCGAAATTTGTGCAAAAagaggcaaaaccaaagaaaaaatttcagaacccaaatttgtcaaaaattgacaaattttatatggaaatggggggttttggggtgttctgagctcaagggtgaggtccgtttgagcccaaaatgatcaaaaacaaaacaaataccctagatccaataaaaaactttgaaaaaacttgaaaccctccttcgaaaaatcttctgaaaaatcaagaacaagaagcagcagatgtaggctctgataccatgaagaagttgaggaaatacaacttcagagatcccaagaacacctacatgcaaatacttgtcacaagagaagaatggaagcaTATAAAGgaaaaaacataaatgctctgaagaagaaaattatcattcaaaaagggaatcaattgatgaaaaagtacaatacaatccttataaaaggataatagcaaccctaaagaaaccctaaagggataatgtgtatttaataattagaataattattaaatacctataatatttattaaatgcctaagtttagcttaagcgtagagtttaatagactaataattaaataaataattattagctaatacaagataactctaagaGGCACAAAGCATCCTTGTCTAAGACATGACAAAGTCCACCTTGTCAAAGACTAAGCCAAGTCCGCCTAGACATGGTGGAATAAAAGAAGACTAAGTTGGCTTAGACATGAAGTCCGCCTAGGCTAAGGATAAAGAAAAAAGGGTTTGCCAAGACGTGGCAAAGACCAAGAAGACATTAAAATTTGCCTAAAGGAAGACGAAAATTTCCCAAGGAAGATTGTCCAAACTTCTTGAAAATTTGATCaagtacaagaaaaaaataaaatcacacaagCATTCCAAATTTgcctaggcataaatggaatatgtgaagatgcctaagcCAAACATAAAAAATTCGCCCAAGACTTGGAGATTAGACATAAAAATCAACTTGCCATGGTGAAAGATGAAAAATGGCTAAAGGaaatacaaatttgagaaaaactagcacatgaaatcaagggtcaaaCGACGAATGGTCTGGAAAATAAATTTTGACAcatgaatatttttaattattttcaaacATTTAGAATTATTTTCGAAGTAAAAATAATTTCAacacttcaaaaacacaaaaaaataataaaaaattagaaaaacaaaaGAACACAAAGAAGAAGCTTCCAAGTTTAAAAACCTtaaactctatatattttcaactaatcactttcaaattcattattcaagttgagaatttggagagcaattgagaagaagttttctctcaaattttgtgaAAATTGATTTCTTGAAGAGAAATTTTGAAGAATAAAATTATTCTAAGTATTGGAAGTCAAGAAATTAAGTGCTTTTTTCTGATTTTAAGACAGATTTTCCGAATTGAAGGTGAATTCAAGCTGAGAATTTGGAGAGCAATTAAGAAGaagttttctctcaaattttgtgaAAATTGATTTCTTGAAGAGAAATTTTGAAGAATAAAATTCTTCTAAGTATTGGAAGTCAAGAAATTAAGTGCTTTTTTCTGATTTTAAGACAGATTTTCCGAATTGAAGGTGAATTTCAGTCACAAAGATCAATTTCTAAGACACAaaatctgaaactgactaaatttTCCTATTATCCTGTCATATTTCTCTCAaatttaatcaatttcttgacTAAATTCTTCACTTTCAGTGTGCTTTTTCACAGAAATTTAACCTTTTAACAGGCTGAAAGTTAAAATTCCAAGAAAAAGGataaaaaaatcagaattaaaaccTTAGAAATAATATTGAATTTTCATATGTTTTGCAGGTTGGTGACGACCAAAGAAACACCTTCTAGAAAAGTACCAATGAAGTTCTCGCTAGTAAGGGAGCACAACTAAAATCCAAGATCAAATCTAAATGGAAGAACGTCATAGACATTGACCTTGGACATGTAGATATGGAAGAATTCAAAAAGAGAATGTATGAGCATGATGGACACCTCCCGACGCCCATTGCTTGCcggatgatgagaaatggcatcGTCCAGGCAGCTGGATTTCCTTCGGCTAAGGAGTGTGCTGAGCTGATAGTCGAGTGCACTATCCACTACAATGCACCATCAAGAGAGATCATTGCACTAGATGGGAAGATTTTAGCTAATCTTTTAGAGTTAGCCATTCAAGAGACGTTTGGGATTCCAAACTACAATAAAACCTCCTACAAGACCAAAGAAGATATCCAGAGGATTTATGATAACTAGTCTGAACTCTGTGCGACAAATATTAACAAGTCCTGGTTGGAAAAGAAAAGACCCCAAGGGAAAGTGCCAAATATTCTGTTACGTCCATATTTCAAAGAAGAATGGTGATATCATCCTACTGCTGAATAGAGTAATAGGCAGCCCTTAGGGAGCACCATTCAAGACATGGATGTACTATTTTATAGATGAAATTACCTTGGGAGTCAAAATGTTTAATTGGTCCCGCATAATCAGCAACAGTCTTCATGAAGAGTTGATAAATTTGGAGAAGACAAAGtcattctacatgagctcctacattATATACTCACTGGCCAGAAATTTTAGATATTTCGGACTGATTTGCAGAGGCGTAGTTGGCAATGGAGAAAATGAATTCAAGTCTTATGAATGTTTTCCTCAGCTACAACTCAAGGACAAAACCCACTTCAAGTGAGTGAATGATGCATTGCTGATGTACATCACAACGACATTACAAGGAGGAACTCACCAAAGgttatctcttgaagtcaaaagTTTAATCAGTAAGTATGGATTTTGGTTTATCCAGTTTTTGAAATTTACATACATAAGAGTTCAAGGTTTTGACGGTCGTCCTTACCGACTTCTGATCTATCCTACCAATAGGATGGTCCTACTTGAAGTTCTTAGACAACTGGAAACATATCAAGGCTTCAAAAGGATAAGACAGAAGGCAGCTAtatcctttccattctttattggaaatatggaGGAGTCTTGTCCGACAACACAGGCAGT contains these protein-coding regions:
- the LOC131062786 gene encoding uncharacterized protein LOC131062786 isoform X2, yielding MFGSLSGFLSIYLACTAKYLNSESIHCCNSLLRAYGLASLHWQCLKNGSLRCMNLPYFIGNALRMDPRDVNAILSRNDSNGDSMRSRLKRLLNGLHVETTHIKYGYRNKSMTDVPVDALVFDSNGEQLIVTDYFQKQYNIRLGFREFPAIEAGSKDNFQRLKLVARIIISTFPLSFVVFRRINLI
- the LOC131062786 gene encoding uncharacterized protein LOC131062786 isoform X1 — encoded protein: MFGSLSGFLSIYLACTAKYLNSESIHCCNSLLRAYGLASLHWQCLKNGSLRCMNLPYFIGNALRMDPRDVNAILSRNDSNGDSMRSRLKRLLNGLHVETTHIKYGYRNKSMTDVPVDALVFDSNGEQLIVTDYFQKQYNIRLGFREFPAIEAGSKDNFQRLKLVARIIISTFPLRLLLKIMAIQLVY
- the LOC131062786 gene encoding protein argonaute 12-like isoform X3: MNLPYFIGNALRMDPRDVNAILSRNDSNGDSMRSRLKRLLNGLHVETTHIKYGYRNKSMTDVPVDALVFDSNGEQLIVTDYFQKQYNIRLGFREFPAIEAGSKDNFQRLKLVARIIISTFPLRLLLKIMAIQLVY